The following proteins are encoded in a genomic region of Maniola jurtina chromosome 17, ilManJurt1.1, whole genome shotgun sequence:
- the LOC123873565 gene encoding glyoxylate reductase/hydroxypyruvate reductase-like, with protein MSLKRVLVVNKTFPDAGLKLLKTKFEPTVVPHLDSDPESLPEIKKEIVKGFDALIWNTKHRLTGEIMDLAGPKLKAVSTMSSGLDHIDVNEVAKRGLSLGNTLNVLDDAVADIAIGLLISAARRFKEGIRELESGEWKSGVQWSLGQDIARSTVGIVGLGGVGQTIVKRLKGFDVARFIYSGRSDKPEAKALGAERVPLEQLLKESDFVILCCPLSKETKHLINAENLRMMKNTAVLVNIGRGGLIDQKALYDALKVGQIFAAGLDVTTPEPLPKDDPLVSLPNCFIVPHLGSATVETRNAMARIAANNVLLSIEGKPMLNPVV; from the exons atgtctTTGAAACGTGTGCTGGtcgtaaataaaacattccCTGACGCGGgattgaaattattaaaaactaa ATTTGAACCGACCGTAGTCCCGCACTTAGACAGTGATCCTGAAAgtttgcctgaaataaaaaaggaaattgTCAAGGGTTTTGATGCCCTTATATGGAATACGAAACACCGCCTTACGGGAGAAATAATGGACTTAGCTG GTCCAAAGCTTAAAGCCGTTTCGACAATGTCCTCTGGGCTAGATCATATAGATGTGAATGAAGTAGCAAAACGTGGTCTGTCTCTGGGTAACACTCTCAATGTACTGGACGATGCAGTCGCTGATATCGCTATAGGCCTCTTGATTAGCGCCGCTAGACGATTCAAAGAAGGCATTAGGGAATTGGAAAG TGGGGAATGGAAGTCCGGCGTGCAATGGAGCCTGGGACAAGATATAGCTAGAAGTACTGTAGGAATTGTTGGCCTCGGGGGTGTTGGCCAGACTATAGTCAAAAGATTGAAGGGATTTGATGTTGCAAGGTTCATTTACAGTGGACGTTCTGATAAACCTGAAG CAAAAGCTTTGGGAGCAGAGCGTGTGCCTTTAGAACAGTTATTGAAAGAAAGTGACTTTGTCATTCTGTGTTGTCCGTTGTCAAAAGAAACCAAGCATTTGATCAACGCTGAAAATTTGCGGATGATGAAAAACACTGCTGTGCTGGTGAACATTGGCAGAGGAG GGCTAATCGATCAAAAAGCACTTTACGACGCATTGAAAGTTGGCCAGATTTTTGCAGCCGGTCTCGATGTCACCACTCCGGAACCATTGCCTAAAGATGATCCACTCGTATCTCTGCCAAATTGTT ttaTAGTTCCGCACTTGGGCAGTGCCACTGTGGAAACTAGAAATGCCATGGCACGTATAGCAGCCAACAATGTACTTTTATCAATTGAAGGAAAGCCAATGTTAAATCCTGTTGTATGA